A segment of the Caretta caretta isolate rCarCar2 chromosome 13, rCarCar1.hap1, whole genome shotgun sequence genome:
GGTGAGAGGGCTGAAGAAATGATGGGGGGCTTTCAAGGGATGGGCGGGGGCTGTTAGAGGCTAGGGGTCTGGGGGGGGTGGAAagatggcaggggaggggggctgtaggAGAGAGGGCTGACAGAAGAAGGGACTTGACAAGGGGATGgggctggcaggggtgggggtccgatggagggagggggttggggggctggcagaggtggtgggggtaggggggctgccaggggagggggctggggggtttgggggagggaggaggttggggggctggtaggggagctgcggggggcacgCACCCCCATCGTCAAAGAGCCAGTAGACATCCACACATCTCTTCTTCTGCTGGGCCTGGAAGTGGGTCTCAGTGAGCTCGTCCGCACCCAGCACCTTCACGCTGCTGCCTGTAGGCACATGGGACAGGTGGGGCAGGGCGACCCACAGGCTCGGGTCAGGATGGTGCCCCAGGGCCTCGCCTGGCCTGGCGTGGGCCCAGTGCCCCTGGCTGctacccacagccccctccctcactgccctgcccccagctgcttCAGTTCCTGCCCCCCTacacagccccctctgcccctcatCCCTGTCCCCCTCCATTGCCTCCCCACCTACTGCCCCCCTCACCTGCATTGCCCAACTcctgtctctgcttctccccctgcaGCGCTGCCTCGGGGTCCTCAAATGTGGGGTTCACTGGGGAGAAGGAGGTTAGACAGCTGAGGAGAGCCACAGGGTCCCCAGCCCCCCCGGCAGCATAGCcggccctcccctgcccccggccgcacagccccccccagggGAACAGGGCAGGCAGAGTGTGCTGGTGGAGGTTACTGCTGCCCCCTACTGGCAGGGCCCTGCCCAGGCATATCCATGGGTCTGTGTCCatctgccctcccccagcccacccccgaTACTCACCATAGGCCCGCACCGTCTGTGACACATCCAGCCCATCCTTCATCCTCAGCACACACACCCCGGCCTGGCCATCGAACGCATCACTGTGGGCACAGAGTGGGGTCAGGAGGTGTTGCTGGGGGTCCCAGGCCCCTCAAGGGCCTTCAGCCCTGCTACTACCTGGGAGGAGCCAGAAAGGGGGTGTTGCCCCCACAGGGAGTCCCACTCTGAGGcagccaccccagccccccactccactgctaccccccagcccagcccagcccagcccccttacTGGATGGTGGCCACATAGTTCTCCAGGTTGTGGGGCGAGTCCGTCTGCCAATTCTGCTTGTAGCCCAGCACGACCGTGTTGGGTTTGAGAcgccccagcccagacacctgggGAAAATCACAGGTGAgcctggggcagtgctggggggatgACACACAGtgcagcagggcaggctgcaCTCGCTACGAGGCAGTGTGGTGCATGCACACCACAGCGCTCAtctgctccagcagggggcagcgcacagagcagggcctgtcccctccagcagggggcactgggagacgcgcacgcgcgcacacacacacacacagcagggttcagcccctccagcagggggcacagggacacacacacacacacagcagggctcagcccctccagcagggggcactgggagacacacacacacacacacacacacacacacacacacacagcagggctcagcccctccagcagggggcacagggacacacacacacacacacacacacagcagggctcagcccctccagcagggggcactgggagacacgcacacacagagcagggcctgtcccctccagcagggggcactgggagacgcgcacgcgcacacacacacacagcagggttcagcccctccagcagggggcacagggacacacacacacacagcagggctcagcccctccagcagggggcacagggacacacacacacacacacacagcagggctcagcccctccagcagggggcacagggacacacacacacacacacacagcagggctcagcccctccagcagggggcactgggagacacgcacacacagagcagggcctgtcccctccagcagggggcactgggagacgcgcgcacacacacacacacacacagcagggttcagcccctccagcagggggcacagggacacacacacacacacacacacacacacacagcagggctcagcccctccagcagggggcactgggagacacgcacacacacacacacagcagggctcagctcctccagcagggggcactgggagacacacacacacacacacacacacagcagggctcagcccctccagcagggggcactgggagacgcacgcacacacacacacacacctgcatgaGGCTGTGGGCTCCTCTGCGCAGGTCCGGGGCGGTGATGAGGGTGTAGAAGGATCGCACCTTGCGCCTGTTCAGCCACTCGACGTGCTCCTCTGAGTCGCTGTCCCCCGGGGTGTCCTGTGGCTGGGAGAGGCAAGGGGAGGGTTAGGGGGCAGGATCCTGGGCCTGCAACTCCCCTCCTTGAggctccccctcaccccagcatCCCCATACTCACCCCAGCCACGTTCCCACAGATCATGAGGCTGACCCCCTTGGTGAAGGCACTGACAAAATCCACCAGAGCTGGCCGGAAGCTGGGGGGACCCGTGAGCACCAGGCACTGAGggctggaagagagggagagTTGGGACACTCCAGAGAGGGACACTCTCCCCACAGAGAGACTGCTGCCCGAAATGCCCAAGAATTATTCTCAGAATTTGTTATAGAGCCTAGCACCACCTgttctaaccattagaccccaatctgctcccagagccaggcatGGAAccgaggagtcctggctcccagccccccagctttCAGCCATCCAGGCCTACCGGAAGTTCTTGACATGCTCCTCCACTTGAGTGAGGCTGACGGAGTAGGACAAGGCCATGCTGTAGGTTCCGGCCTGCACGGAGGAGCCCCAGTTGACGTCTGTGGGGAGGAGCAAGAGGATGCAGAGACGCAGAGGAAAGCTTGTTCGGTCTGGCTGACACCCAGGTCTTCCTGTCCCCTTCCACCGCCCCAGTGCCTCTCTTACCTGGCTTCTTGTAGCTGACGTAGGCCAAGCTGACCAGGATAATGCCCACTACGATGAGGGCTGCCCACCAGGTCAGCAGGAACATGATGACCACGGAGACCACGGCCCCAAAAAGGGCGCTCCACTTGCTGAAGTAGCGGAAAGAGGGTCgccagcctggggggagggagagcgaAAGGCTGTGCCCAGCCCCACATGTCAGACCCCCCAACCCAGCCTAGCTCCCCACATGGTCAGGGCAACAGTAACCACCCTGCCCAGCTCAGCATGTCCAGCTCAAACCACTTGGCCCTACACTGCCTAGCTCCTGCAACTCAACTCAACTCAACCCTCCACCGCCTGGCTCCTCCAACCCAACTCAACCCTACGCTGCCCAACTCCTTCAACCCTACACTGCCCAGCTCCTCCAACTCGACCCTATGCCACCCAGCTCCTTCAGCCTAACTCAACCCTACCCTGCCCAGCTCCTCCAACCCAACCCAACGCTGCCCAACTCCTCCAACCCAACCTGCTCGGCCCTATGCAGCCCTCCAACTCTCTGCTCAACCCAACACCCTTCCAACTCAGTCCAACTGTATTCTACCCATCTCTAACTCAACTCTCCTTCCTGCGCAACTCCTCCAACTCAACCCAGCTCAATCCTTCCAACTCCTACACACCTCTACACTACTCAGCCCAACCCTTCAAACCGAACTCTGCCCTTCTCACACCAACCCTTAGAACCAATCTCAGCTCTCCCCTACCCAGCTCCAACACAACCCACTCTGCCCTACGTCAATAAGCATATCCCTTTCAACTCAACACCAATCAACACATAACCCATCCAATCCAACCTCACTCTACCGACCCTCCCAATTCAACACAAACAACCTATCTGATCCAACTCAACCTGCTCCCTCCTACTCTGCTCAAGAATTCCCATGCCAGACAGCCAGCCTGAGCTTGGGTTGATCCCTGGTGCCAGACGTGACAAACCTCAGCTGAACACCTCACCCAAGCCCtctgtgcccctgcccctacAGCTGCTGGGGCTCCTGCTGTACCTGGGGAGCTGGTGACTGTGGCATGGAAGCAGCTGAAGTTGATGAGGGCGTAGGAGCAAAGGAAGAAGTTGGAGATGATGGGGGCGATGGTGTTGAGCTCAGCTGTGGGTGCAATGGAGAGATGGGTCAATATGGGGGTGCATTCCCATCCCACAGCAGGGAGGAGATGGTCCCCTTCCACTTGGCCCAGGGGGGGAGAGTGACCCCACTCACCAATGAGTATGAAGGCGATGGCCAGGACAAAGGTGAGCATGTAGCCCCGGAGCGGCTCGTTGTTCTTGCCGTAACCCTTGGCGAAAAAGCCGATGACGGGGTACAGCTTATCTTGGCACAGGCACTGAGGGGGACAGGCACAGGAAAGGCGGGgcgttcagtgggagcagagctaCGGGTCACAGAACGGGCACAGGGccagggtgggaagtgggaggctgGGTTGGGATGAATTTGGGCTGCGATGATCCGAATAAGAGGTGAGGACTAAAGAGTTGTTTGGAGGGATAGTGGGGGCGCTCTTGGGGTTTGGGTGTGTCACTGAAGGTGGTGGGGTTTTCAGAAGTATGGGTATCTCTGGCAGTGATTTTGGAGCATTGCAGAGCACGTCATTGAGGGTGGTGTTGGGTGGGCCACTGTTGCGGGTGTGGTACGGATGGAAGGGGTATGTTTGGGTGTCAGTTGGGGTGCTGCAGTTACTGAGGCTGTAGCTGGGGTGTTCTGTTGTCGGGCCCCCTCCCCTGACACCCAGACTCACCTGGAAGACCTTGGGGGCTGAGACCAGGCAGGCCAGGGCAGAGGAGAGGGTGGCAGCGAAGATCCCAGCCGTGATGAGGGGACTGAAGCCGGACACCATGCTCATGGTCTGGGAGGGAGACAGACGCCAGGATGGGGGGAATCAGAAAGAGACATCCCCGGCTTGCCTCTCCCATCACCCATAGCTCCCATCCCATGCTCCAAATGCTCCCCATCCCCATCGGTGTTGGCTCCTCCCCCTCAATGCTcctcccccagtcccaccccctcaGTGCTGGCTCTTCCTCCAGTCCCACCCACTCAATACTGGCTCCTCTCCCAGTCCCTCCCTGTCAGTGCTGGCTCCTCCCTCAGTCCCACCCCCTCAGTGCTGGCTCCTCCCCGCTACCTGATAGTTGTTGGCCAGGCCGTACTCGCAGGTGCCGGCCTGGGCGCACTCGGTGAAGTTCCAGCCGTAGCCACACCCGAGGCCCAGGCAGCCATCCGTGGCGTTGGGGGAGCCCAGCGTGTCGTTCAGACTCCCGGACGCATCACGCACCATGCACGACCCTGTGGGGATGAGGCAAATGAATGACCACCTCCCCAGGACCTAGTGTCCCCCTCAGCAACTCTCGGCAACCAAGTACCGCCACAGTGACCTCCCACAGGATGTAGACCCCTGTCCACTCCCCCTGCAGCATGGCACCCCCTAGAGAGCCCTGCCCCAAATTCCCTGCCCTGTTACCTATGGTAGCTGAGATGGCCAGGTAGGAGAGCGTGGTCCAGAAGATGGCCAGCAGGGTGCCCTTGGGGATAGCTACAGCGGGGTCCTACAAATGAGGATAATGGGATGGTTATTGTGGTAACTCTGCGGGGGCCCTGGTGGAGCTGTTGGGCCTGGGGGGCCAGAAGCTCACCTTGAGGTCGCCTGAGATGTTGGCACCAGCCAGGATACCAGTGGCTGAGGGGAAGAAGATGGAGAACATGCCAAAGAAGTTGCCTGATTCGCCCCGCCACTCCGGCCCGATGTTCTCCAGGAAGATGTCCcctgtgggaagggagagggcaAGGTTAAGAGGGGCTGTGCTGCCCAAGAGGGCCTCCAGTGGTGGGTAGTTCCGTCAGCCATACCTCGGTAACTGAAGTAGCCTTTGGACATCTTCTCCTCCGTGGCTGGAATCAGGGTTCCCACGAAGTAGTTGATGAAGGAGACCATGATGACGAAGAAAAAGACAACCTGGGCCTGCAagagggcagggagaagggctgagaacccaggggtcctggctctcagcccctcccccgctctaacccactagaccccactcccctcagagctggggatggaacccaggagtcctggctcccagcccctcccccagtacCTTGGCTTCCCACTCCATGCCAGCCAGCGCGATGCCCAACAACACTGTCACCGTGATGACGCCCACGATCCGGATGTCGTTCACGGGGTCTGTCATCACTGCATCGAACTCCTGGGGGGCAGGTATATGGAGACGAGTTTGTGGGGGCCAGGAggggaaagggcagggagtcAGAGAAACGAGTGGAGGGGCCCAAGTATGGGAAGTGGGACAGCTGGGCCCAGCGTGGGGTGCGGGAGAGCAGACAGAGACCAACAGCAGATTGTGGACCCCGGGGGTTGggtagggcagggctgggggctcaaTGGGGCCCACGTACCAGCAGCTCGTAGTGCATGCTGTAGATAAGGTCACCCTTCTCGCAGAAGACAGGTGGGTTTGGGGGTGGCAGGGTGAGGGGCAGTAGAGCTGGGAAAGGGACTTGTGCAGGTGTGTGGCAGGCCGGTatggaggggtggggtagggatGGGGCTAAAGCTAGGATTAAGGTTAGAGTTGGGATTGAGGTCAAGGGTTAGGTTAGTAGTTCTAGGGTTAGGGCAGGGGTTAGATCGAGGGTTAGGATTTAGGATTTGGTGTAGACTTAGCTCTAGGGTTAGATCTAGGTGTATGGGTGGGTTAGGATTAgagtttagggttaggggttagggttagcaTTCAGGgtgagggtttagggttaggggttagagTTAATGTTcaggtttaggggttagggttagtgttcggggttagggttggggttagggttagggtttagggttagcgTTCAGGGTTAGGGCCAGGGTTAGACTTAGGGTTGCGGGTTAGAGTTAGGGGTTAAGGGtttggggttaggggttagggttagcaTTCGGTttagggttaaggggttagggcaggggtggacaaactacggcccaggggccaaATCTtccccttcagatgttttaatctggcccttgagctcctgtcggggagtggggtcgggggcttgccccgctccacgcATGctatggctcccagaagcaacagcatgtccctcctccgtCTCCTAAGCATAGGGGCAgcaagggggctctgcacactgcccccaccccaagcaccgcccccacagctcccattggccagcaaccacaaccaatgggagctgcaggggtggcatctacagatggggcagcgcgcagagttgcctggctgcacctccacttaggagccagaagggggacatgctgctgattctgggaactgcttgaggtaagcaccgcccggagcctgcaccccgagccacctccccccaccccaaccccctgccccagccctgatccccctcctaccctccaaatcccttggtcccaccctcctgcaccccagagcccacaccaccaagccctcaccccaccacccacaaccttgccccagcccagagccccctcccacacactgaactcctcatttctggccccaccccagagcctgcaccccaacccccaatttcatgagcattcatggcccaccagaCAATTTCCACACCCAgacgtggccctcgggccaaaatgtttgcccaccacTGGGTAAGGGTTATTGTTCAAGGCCAGGCCCCACCTACCAGCAGTAGGTCACGCACAGTCTCGGCGAAGCCCACCACATGCATAGCCACAGCCACAGCATTGGCGAAGGAGAAGAGCAGCCCGATGGATCCGCCCAGCTCGGGACCCAGGCTGCGCGAGATCAAGAAGTAGGTGCCCCCTGTGCCCAGACAGACAGAGGAACAGCCCGGGGTCAGCAGGGGAGTCGGGACTCTAGGGGCTTGGGAACAGGCAGGACTGTTGGGAGAGCCTGGGGAGAGTGTGTGCGTatctgtacgtgtgtgtgtgtatgtgtgtgtgtccctgctgccccctgacGTTGGGAATGagcccttgtgtgtgtgtgtgtgtgtgtgtgtgttcccacacCTCCTTCTGGAGGGGACGAGCCCTGCGCTGAGTGGGTGTGTGCGCGCAACCAGTGTATAATTTTAAGGatgtaactgtgtgtgtgtgaagttttgCATGTATAACTGTCCATATGTGTAgctaagtgtgtgtgtgattttgtgCGTGTAGTTGCCTATCTGTGATTTTGCGACTCCGGGATGTAGAATTTCCTGTGTGTAACGCTGAGCTGTGTGGAGCATTGTGTACATACCAGCAGGTGTGTCCGCTGCTGTGTGTCTGATTCCCTGACTCTAGCAGCATATGGCCGTGGTTCAGTCTAACTGTGTGGGCCTGGGGCTAGTTTTGTGTCCACACACCTGTGTGTTTCTGCACTTGGGTCTCGTTCTGtagcactgtgtgtgtgggggggttgtctGTATCTTCCCCCTGGCCAGGTTGAGATAACAGCCCGCCTACTTCTGCCAAAGGGGAGCGCTTCTCTGGCTTCCACGGCCAAGCCCTGCTTGTGTGGCAGCCCCGGTTTGAACCCGCCTCCCTAGCCCCACAGCGCCCCCGGGACGTGGGGCCTGGCCCCGGCTCTCACCTGCCTTCACCTTGCCGTTGGTGGAGATGGCGGAGATGGACAGGCCGGTGATCGTGGTGACCACAGCCGACATGAGGATGATGAGCCATGTcagccctgggggggaggggaagatggtgAATGGGGGTCTGCGGGCTggacccaccccctgccccccactttaccctcccccatgctgGGCACCCTCCTGCTCTCATCGGGGAACACCAAGAACCCACCACAAGCTCCCAGCCGGCTTCTTGCTCCTACCCACAAGCAGCTGGTGGTGTTGGAAGGGCCTAGCTGTGGGGCACCCCCGTCCCCCCATTACCTATCCCAGCCTGGGCCGTGATCCAAGGCAGCCGGAGATATAGGATCACGCCCCAGATGTTGAGCATGCACCGGATctggggagagaaaagggaggcAGGTGAGatgtggaacccaggagtcctggctcccagcctgccccccccccccccacggaccCACTGGACCCTGCTtccctccccgagctggggagagaacacaGGAGTCCTAGTTCCCAGCCTGTCCCCCTGCTGACCCACTAGACTttacccccctcccagagccgaggGGTCGCAGTTTACCATCACGCCAGTCACCCAGCCGAACCGGACTGGTTCCGCTTCAGGGCTTGCTGCATCTGGatcctcctcatccccctcctTAGCCCTGGATTCGCCGGGGTCAGGAGCGCCAGGGAACCCGGGCCCATCCTCCTGCGTGGATGGGGAAACAGCGTTAGAGCGCCCCCTTctgagccccctgcagcacagcgcccctggccgagctccctgcagcacagcagccgCTGCTGAGTCCCCcgtgccctgcagcccctgctgagccccccactccctgcagcatggCATCCCCCAGTGggcttccctctccccactccacacAGTGCCCCTTAGTTCTCACCACATTGCGCAGCACCTCCAGCGAGGGGCGACTCTTGCGGGCCCGCCCAGGTGGGGCTGACTGGGCGTAGAACTCATAGCAGGGGCTGACGTCCATCATGGTTGCGTAGTCCGGGGGGGCCGAGAGGGACCCACCCTCATTCGCCTGGCCAGAGCCCTCCATGGACGGGTCTGAGGGGCATGGCGGGGAGCTTGCCCCCTCCTTGCCTTTGTCCGGGGCAGGGCCCGTCTGGAGCTTCCGCACCTTGAACCGACCCAAGGCCAGAACCGTCTTGTAGGCTGGGGAGTCCATGGGGGTGCCGGGTCCACCTGGGGGTAATGGGGGAATCCAGTACTCTGGGCAGGAAAGGGTCaaactcaccccaccccacccactgagcaggccccgtccccaccagcagggggcagcagggtcacacacacactctctctctctctgagttgttctttccattttaaagatTGTGAAACTGGGGacagaacacaggagtcctggctctcagctccttcccccccccccactctaaccactagaccccactcccctaccagagcaaggagagaacccaggagccctggctcccaatcCCCCACCACCGcctcgctctaaccactagaccccacttccctcccagagctgggggctggggggtagagagccaggactcctgggtgccCTGTCCTCAGGGTGGTGGAAGACGCAGATGGACAGAcaaaccaccccccaccccgctgtccCCCAGTACCTGCTGCCTGTCTGCTGGCCCTGAGTTCAATCctgtgcccctctccctggccccTCCTTGCCTTATAAAGGGCCCAGGCTGAGAGGCTGGGCCAGGCCTTCCAGAACTGGCCCAGGCAGCCCCCGGCcggccccaccaccctgcccctaacaccccccccccttctccaaaCACGGAGACTTTCCATCAGCCCTGGCCACCCTGTTTGCTCTGCTTATCAGCCCCGCGTTCTTTCCACTGGGGCCCACTCTGCCCGGGCATGGGGCAGGGGCacggcagaggggccaggggacaACACCCCCCCTGCATGTATGGTGCATGGTGGGGGGCAGCGAGGGCTGGTCTGGAGGCCCAAGGGAATTGCCACGAGGAGGGAGCTGTGTGGGGGACAGGAGCCATGAGGGAATGGgcagggggtggtgtgggggtcAGCACAAATACACCCGCCAAGCAGGGCTTGTGTGTGCATGCGTCCCCTGATGGAGGGGATGGGCCCTGCTTGGGGTGTGTGTTTGTCCCTGCCTCATACTGCTGAGGGGGATTCTCCTCGGTACATGCTACTCTGAGGGCAGGCCGAGCAGAGTGCCAGGCCTTCATAGCCTCCACGGGGACCCTTGACAATGAGGAAGGTTTGTGTCCCCCCGCAAATATCCTTACCCCCTCTCCAAAATGGCTCTAGGTGCTCGGCTGGACACTAGCCCCAGGGGATCGCACGAGGGTGGGGAACCCCCACAGAGATAGCAGGTGGGGCAGAAAATTAGGAGCACCCCACCCACAAATCCCATCCCCATATCTCCCCACCCAGCCAGCTCatcccctcatcccccagccaTCCTGTACCCCCCACCCTATAtaccccatcccccacccatccTGTACCCACatcccccacccagccatcccatCCCCCACCAATCCTGTACCCCCTATCCCATACTCCACCCAGCCCTCTAGTCTCTCGATCCTCAGCCATCATGTCTCCCCATCCCGCCATCCCCCCACCCATCCTGTACCCCCTTACCCACTCCATTTCACCTTACACACACCCCCACAACTGTCCTTCCACATCCACCCCCCCATCCACTTCCACCTGTCTGTCATTCtgaactccccctccccacccccttttgttCTATTCCGGCTCTTTACACTCCGATGGAAAAACTAATTTGAACAAACTTTTCCGACCCCAGCTGGGAAAAGTGCCTTTAATCccctggcaggggtggggtggggtcagacTCTCTAATGAggatctaaccactaggccccactcccctcccagagcccaggatagaacccaggagtcctggtgtcCAGCCccccctctaaccactagaccccactccccatctACCCCCTGAAGTCCCCTGTACTTTGGACTCCTAGACACCAGCTCCTGGGAACTTCTATCCTTCCCCACTGGTGAATCccctcaggggggtgggggcagtagaGGGGCTAGGacatctctccctgcccccaggaatCCAACCCACACCCCACAGCCAGGGGCCTCCAGGCTTAGGGCTCCTGGCCAGAAGCTTCCAGGCCACAGGGCTGCAGGCCAAGGGGAGGGCAGTACGGGGCCAGGACATGCAGGGGGCTGGCGGGGAGCCCGGCCTGCCCAGACCTGGCTATAATTAACCCCTGGGATTGGGGCCAACGCTCCCCCGCAGCTGCCCCATCTCCAGGCCTCGGGAAGGGTCATCCCACAGCCCACCCCACAGCAGGCCCCAGCaggtagggggcagggctggggtggggtgtggggtgcgggaaGCTGTGGGACAGGAACTCTGGTCCtggatgggggagaaggaggggcaaGGGTCTGTGTCAAGCCCATACACCCCACAGCAAATGCAGACACAGATACAGtaactacacacacacaataagtacacacacactgcaacccccccacagcaaccacacacacgcacactacAGACAGGAACTACATACACACCGCAACCCCTGCAGCAACTACACAAACACACTCGACACAGACAggaactacacacacacaccacaacccCCAACAGTAaccacacacaagcacacacacacacacacaacacagataaCAACCATACACCAACCACAAACACCCCCTACAGTaactacatacacacacaccacaacccCCACACAGCAactacacacacaacacaggcagcaactacacacacactgcaaccccccccagcaactacacacacaccctgcaactcccccacagcaactacacacacacacacagcctgcaagacacacacaccctggcaactacacacacagacaggaactacacacacacaacacaaccacCCCTC
Coding sequences within it:
- the LOC125622066 gene encoding solute carrier family 12 member 3-like; amino-acid sequence: MDSPAYKTVLALGRFKVRKLQTGPAPDKGKEGASSPPCPSDPSMEGSGQANEGGSLSAPPDYATMMDVSPCYEFYAQSAPPGRARKSRPSLEVLRNVEDGPGFPGAPDPGESRAKEGDEEDPDAASPEAEPVRFGWVTGVMIRCMLNIWGVILYLRLPWITAQAGIGLTWLIILMSAVVTTITGLSISAISTNGKVKAGGTYFLISRSLGPELGGSIGLLFSFANAVAVAMHVVGFAETVRDLLLEFDAVMTDPVNDIRIVGVITVTVLLGIALAGMEWEAKAQVVFFFVIMVSFINYFVGTLIPATEEKMSKGYFSYRGDIFLENIGPEWRGESGNFFGMFSIFFPSATGILAGANISGDLKDPAVAIPKGTLLAIFWTTLSYLAISATIGSCMVRDASGSLNDTLGSPNATDGCLGLGCGYGWNFTECAQAGTCEYGLANNYQTMSMVSGFSPLITAGIFAATLSSALACLVSAPKVFQCLCQDKLYPVIGFFAKGYGKNNEPLRGYMLTFVLAIAFILIAELNTIAPIISNFFLCSYALINFSCFHATVTSSPGWRPSFRYFSKWSALFGAVVSVVIMFLLTWWAALIVVGIILVSLAYVSYKKPDVNWGSSVQAGTYSMALSYSVSLTQVEEHVKNFRPQCLVLTGPPSFRPALVDFVSAFTKGVSLMICGNVAGPQDTPGDSDSEEHVEWLNRRKVRSFYTLITAPDLRRGAHSLMQVSGLGRLKPNTVVLGYKQNWQTDSPHNLENYVATIHDAFDGQAGVCVLRMKDGLDVSQTVRAYVNPTFEDPEAALQGEKQRQELGNAGSSVKVLGADELTETHFQAQQKKRCVDVYWLFDDGGLTLLVPYLLSRRKRWSRCRVRVFVSGHLGSAEQQRQEIQLLLSKFRLGFSEVLVLPHVAWQPEESSLKEFEDLVAPFRLNEGQRSPEAMEALRREMPWKVSDEDLRVYRKKSEQQVRLHEILQENSRNAALIVMSLPVVRKGACPSALYMAWLETLSRDLRPPLAFIRGNQQDALTFYCQ